The segment AAACGGTGGACTTCTCGGTCAGTGGCTGCGCGGCGCGTCGACGGGCTTCAAGTACAGGCTCACCGGCAAATACCGCACCGAAGGCGAAGCAAAAGCGGCATTCCGTTACACATACGTCCTCGGCTACTCCACCACCTCGCGTACCAACGGCAATAAGACCGTAGACATCGGCTCGTCAGACGAGTGGAAAGACTTTACTCTGGACTTCACCATAGATAAAGACGAGGTGCAGAGTATTAGATATTATCTGCTCAACTCCCAAAAATCGGGCACCTGCTACTTCGACGATCTGTCGCTCATCTATTTGGGACACTAAAAAGCAATCATCAAATTTCCCTCACATAACGAAATACCCCGTCGGGATAAACTCCCAACGGGGTATTTCATTTTCTTTATTAGCCTTCCCCTCAGGGGGAAGGGGGACCGCGTTAGCGGTGTCGGTGATAAATTGCAACCTTATTATTTTATCGACCGACAGCTATCGGTAAACCTAATTTCGGACTCTACCGTGATCAGCTCTTTGGTGGTGTCCTCGTCCTCTATGATCTTGATAAGCTTTTCGGCGAGCGCAACGCCGATTTTCTTCGCATCCTGGCAAACGCAGGTAAGCGGCGGGCTGGTCAGCTGCGAGAATATACTGCCGTCAAACGACGCGACCGAAACCTCGAACGGAATGGAAACTCTAAGCTCGCGCAACGCGTTAATGCCGCCTATCGCCGAATAATCGTCGGGATAAAGAATAGCGGTCGGCTTGTACTGCGGATAGAGTTTGAGCGTCATATCGTAGCTCGATTCGGGGTCTGAATAATTGGCGCGCACGCACGGAAGCCGTTCAATGTTCATCTGTCTGAACGCGTCGGCATACCCGCGCTGGCGCTCCTCGGTAACGTAGTTGTCCTCGCCGGTAAGGAACAGAATACGCTCGTGTCCCATTTCGATAAGCTTCAAAACGAGCGCCTTGGTCTTTTCGTAATTATCGCAGGTCACGCCCGAAATAAGATTGCCTATATAATCGAACCCCACGCAAGGAATATCGCTTGCCATAAGCTCTTGAACCAAGTCCGAGTTATAATCGCCGAAGATCAACACGCCGTCCAACTGACGGATATGGCAATGCTTAACGAACGCCTGCGCGCCCAAGTCCTGCCCTTTCGACAGCAAAGTAATATCGTAGCCCCGCCCCTCGGCGATCTGCTTAAACTCGTTCAAGATCTGAATAAAGAAATGCTGGCAAAGATCGAGACTGTCTCTAAGATAAAACAGCACGCCGAGATTATGCGAATGCTTGGCTTTGAGCGCACGGGCATTGGCGTTGGGCGTATATCCCATTTGCTTAGCGACATCCATTATCTTCTTTCGTGTTTCCGCATTAACTCCGTAGTAATTATTCAAGGCTTTTGACACCGTCCCCGGTGCAAACCCACTTTCCTTCGATATGTCGTAAATCGTAATCATATAAATATGGTATCAAAACGACAACAAAAAGTCAAGCAAATTGGAAACCGATTTCATAATTTGTTGATTAGTCAACTTTAACCGTCGATCTCCGTCTTAACCGATTTGATAATATCCAAGCATTTCTTTTGAGATAGCTTTACAGCATTAGCAATATCGATCAAATCGGGTTCAACAGGTTTTCCCTTACCCATTACGGTCATTTCATGTTCGGGCTTATCGGTGACCTTTGTCAAATCGTACGCCGGAGATAACGAATAGCTAGCTTTACTCTCGTCATACACGAACGAGAAATTTTTACCGTGGTCGTCGCGATTGCCGTAAAACACGTTAAAACACATTCTGCGATAGATCTCGTACAGCTCGTCCTTATCGGAACAAATGTTTTGCGCTACCTGGAACAAATGCATATAGTCAAGATTGGGAATGCGGTGGCTCGTTTCCAACAAAGCCGCAAACGAAATCATGTGTACTCGCCTATCCCCGAGTCTGTCAAATCGCTTCGCGCCGAAATAACCCTCGCATATTTTAGACGGGAAAAGCATGAACTCGTTTGTAGTAATTCCGCACTTTTTAGCCGAACAATTGGCTTTATATTCGAGCAGACCCACGCTTAAAGAATCCGTCTTGCACGGAAACTTGACTATCCATTCTTCACCGTCGATCTTTATATGTGCCTTGGGTCTGGCGCCGCCGCTGCTTCCGCCGAGGGCGTACACCAAATCCAAATCCCGCGCGTGCGCCTCGTCGTCGAATATCTTATGCACGTCGGCACACAGCTCGTCCAAATCGACCGCGCCGTTATCGTCCCTTTCGGCAAAAGTCGGTTCAAAGCTCAATCCCCCGAGCCCATTGCCGTTAATAAGCGCAAGCTTTGTAAGCGGAGAAAGCCTATCGTAGTTGACGCCGCTTTTCGCGAGCATTCGCTTAACCAGTAGCTCGCCCCACCCGTCGGGCAACGAATCGTTAAACACCCCGAACAAACCGCCGAAGGTTTGCTTCGCACTGTAATAGATCTCGTTCGTAAGCGGCAACGAAAACGGCGAAACGGAAAAACCGTTCCTAACCCATTGCTCGTCATACTGAAAAGCAATGCGCCCTTCCGATATTTCGGCTAAATACCCTACGACAGAGCCGTTATATATAACAGTAAGTTTTTTTACCTTTTCCATTATCCGTTAAAATCCTTCAAGCTCGTTATTTTACTGCTTTTAAACAGCTCGTTAAAATCCTGTAAGCACCCAATCGTATGCCCGATTTTTACGAGCGACGAAAGCGATATATCTCCCGTCTCCTCGAAACGCCGTACAGAACCGAAGCTAACCCCCGATTTTTGCGCCATATCCCGCTGAGTAATACCTAACTCCTTTCGCCGTAGCTTTACCCTTTTTACCAAATCGGCAATAACGGATTGCTCGGTCAATACGGGAACAAACTCTTTAATATCGAATACTTTATCCATAATGCTAATATTTTAGCATATTTAGGCCGTTTTGTCAATAAAATGCTAATATTTTAGCATTTATCGTTAAAATCGGAAAATTCCACTGAAAAACCCTTGCACCATTATGGTCAAGGGTTTGAATTTTATTCTCTCTCTATCCACTCATGCAGTACGCCCGTTTTGGCGGGAGCGAGCGCGATAAAGCCTTTTTCGGCTTTGAGCGCGGACGCGCACTGCGCGAACTTATTAATATCGGTAAAGTAGCCGAGCACCGTACCGCCCGAGCCTGTCATATTGACGGTTGCGCCGAACGATTTGAGCTTATCGGCGCACTTCGAGATCTCGGGCGCGATCCTAACGGCGGGCGTGTAAAGCGCGTTGCCTAAATAGTCAAGCGCCTTGTTTTCGCCTGCCAAAAGGCAGTCGCACAGTTTTTCGGTATCGGTTGGGGTATGCGCGCCGTTCGCGTTGAGTTCGTCGAAAACGGCGTACGCGCGCGCCGTTGATACCTCGCACGGCATAAGCCCGACCATGAACAGGTTGAGTTTATTCTCTATAAAGAACAAGTCGTCGCCCGTGCCGCGCACGCGAGCGAGCCCGCCCGTCAGCATGAACGGAACGTCCGAGCCGACGGAGAGCGCGGTCTTACGCATATCGATACCGCGTTCGGGCAAACGGTACAGAACGTCGAGCGCGCGCAGAACCGCCGCGCCGTCCGCGGACGAGCCGCCGAGCCCCGCGCCCATGGGAATACCCTTTTCTATGACTATATCCACGCCGCGACCGAGTTTGGAGCAAACGGCGTGCGCCGCCTTGTACGCGGTATTGTTTTCGGCGGGGATATCGGCATTAGTAAACTTCACGGTGATTTTATCGTCGGCACGCTCTGTGACGGTGAGCGTGTCGAACTTATCGACCGACATCATAACGCTGTCGAGCTCGTGCATACCGTTCTGCGCTTTGCCCGTGATATTGAGCGACAGATTGACTTTTGCGAATGCGCGTAATATAAGCTTTCTCATGCGACGATTATAGCATGAATATTATTAGGTTGTCAACCTACTTCTTTGAAAAGAAGTAGGCAAAAAACTTTTACGTTAATATGTTTGAATGCGATTAAGCCTAACACGTAATATTCAACCTCCCCCCTTGGGGGGAGGGGGACCGCTTGCGGTGGTGGGGGCATAATGAAGCGGCTCGCTATTGTAATCTACTACAACTACCGACTTTCCCGTTATGCCCCTCCCCTACCCCTCCCCCAAGGGGAGGGTGTGGATTTGTTTTGCAGTACATCTTCAAAAAAGAAATGCGTGGTAATTACTACCACGCATTAAAAACGTAAGTTTTCTTTGCCTACTTTCTTTCGAAAAAGAAAGTAGGCTATCTCTTACAGAAATTGATCAATCTTTCACCACCGGCATACGGCGCGTCGGCGTCGTTCTGCGCGGCGACCTTATCGGGCGCGCAGCCGAGCGCTTTCGCCGCCTGCCATAAAGTCTCGCCCTTCTTGGCGATATGAATAATGACCGACGCATCGGGCCGCTCTATGGGCGCACCGCACGCCACGCTCTGAACGAGCACGCACTCGCCCGCACCGCCCATGTTCAGCGTGAACGCGACGTCCGCTTTAATATCAAACACCGACTCGCGGCGCACGCGCACGTTCACGTCGGTAACGACGGCAACGGCTGTAACGTCCTGCGCGGCGGTATGCACAGCAATGGGAATACTGAACGGCAAGCGGAACGCAAGGCTATCCACGCCGTTGGTCTCGGCGTTGTAGTAAACGATATCGCCGCCGACAAGCCCCTCGGCGTTCACGCGCTTGTCGTCGACAGTGACGGACGTAAGCGTGCAGAACGTACCCGTAACGCACAAAACGGTATCCGCGGCGAGCCGATCGGCAGGCAAAGTCACCTGCCCGTCAACGGTATCGACGACGGTCACGGGCGGATCGATGGAATAGGTCTTGATATCGACGTTCTTTACCTCGATCTCATTATCGGCGCAGAACACGTCGTTAATGGCGTCCACCTTGCGGCACGCGAACGCGCGAACGCAAAGATTAAGCGTAGCCGCAAGCTCGATCGCGCCGTCCTCCGCAGCGGGCACGCCGCCGCACTCGCCGACTGTGACGGACGCGGTCGCGGTGTTATCTGCGTTCACGCCGAGAAGCGGCACGCTCTTAACGAACGGCGAAACAGTTCGCACCGATGCGAGCATACCGTCGTCCTCGCGCACGATCGTAGTGAAATACACGTTGCCGCTGACCTTGATCTCGCCGTCGGCGGCTTCCACACCGCTAACAGCGGCGCGCGCGGTAGTATAGAGAATATCCGCATACTTAGCAGAGGCGCGGTCGGAAACGTACACCACCTCGTTGCTCTCGGCAGCGAGTGTGCAATACTCTACCTCGCGGTAGTTCGCGTACACGCCCTCGTCGGGCGCGGCAAGGCACGCAACTTCGTTAGACGCCACAACGGTCGCCGTGACGTCAACGACCGCCACAGCCTTGATTATGCCACCCTCCGCGCTCGCCTCGACGTTGATAATATCGGGCGTGAGCGAGATAAGACTGCCCGCGGCGATCACGGGTGAAGTGATCTTATCCGAAAACTCGGCAACGGCGGAAATGCACTCCACGCGCTCGCCGATAAGCGCAAGGCAGTCGAACGTGACCTTGCCCTGATACCGCGCTTCTTGCGCGAACACCTCGCTGGGACTGAGCGCAGCGGTCGCCGACACCGAGAGAATACGGCACGCGCCGTCGTACGAGCTGCGCGCCTCGACCACCGCCTGACCGCGCGCTACCCCTATTCCGTCGCTCTTAATGCTGATATTTTCTGACATATTATTTCTCCTTGAATAAATGATATCGCTATATGATATTCACTTGAACGCTCCAATATGCCCGCATACCGCCCCATGCCTGCGAATAAATAAAAACTTTTGTCGAAACCATTACAAAACCGCCGTGCATATTTGCACAGCGGCTCGTGATACCCTATATAATATATAAGGATAGCGCAGGGGCTTAGTCGGCGGCGAAGAATACAAATCCGCTGACTGGGTGACGCGGCAAGATTGTGTCGGCGATTTTCGTGATACGAATATAATACGGCGTGCTCGTAGTGGAACTACGTGCTCGACGGATTATAGCACGTAGCGCGGAAATCGACAGCAAGATTGTCGCACGAACTCAGTCGGCGGATTTAAATAAAATATCCCCGCAAATGACGTCCGAATACGAGAACGAAACAAGCTCCTCGGTCTCGGCGCGGAACGTGAACACCGACGGGAAAAGATCGACTATTTCGCCGCGCAGCCGAAGGACGCGTTTACGCCCTTTATTGACCGAAACCGAAAGCGGCTTGCCCTTGAGCTCGGCGAGTTTAGACTTGACCTCCTGCACGCTACTGACACTTCTACGCATACTTACCTCCTTACCCGATGCCAACCCGGGTGTAACACATTTTTAAGGGCAAATCGTGACTTACACTGCGTCACCGCCCTTGTATAGCCGATCTAAGGCTTATACTGCGGGCGTTTCCTTGTCTAAGCCTACGATTTGCTCCCTAAAAATGCCAGCTTTTGCGGTAGCGCGTTTCGAGCTATTTGTCGACTTATCGAGCGAAGTCGTAGCCACTGTGCTACTACAAGCGAGACAAGGCGGAAAAGAGCCGAAACCGCGCACCGTCAAAAGTGCTCCACTCGGGTTGGCATCGGGTATAATAATTATAGCCGAAACTGTGCAAAATTATAACAGCGCGGGAATTACAAAATTTTTTAAAATAATTACCGAAAACGCCCTAAAAACAGTTTACAAAAACGCAAAAAACGCATATAATATGTGCGATTAAGCCGACGCCGAAACCGCTTGAACGCTACGGCAACGGACGATACTCGGAGAAATATTCATGAAAAAAGACAAGACCGTGAAAGATGAACGCCCCGTATACGTGCTTTGCCCGCGTTGCGAGATCAACTATATAGATAGGCGCGAAAAGTATTGCGCGGTATGCAAAGCGGAAATGGGCATAGGCGATCCGTCTATTCTGCTTCCCGAAGAGGACGAGAACGCCGACGAGCGCGTTTGCCCGATCTGCCACGTCAACCTGTTGGGCGAGGACGAGGACGTCTGCTTCGAGTGCAAGAAGGAACGCGAAGCCAAGGAGAAGGAAAGCAAGGAGATCTCCGAGGACGACGAGGACGCCGGAACGTGGGAACCGTTCGCCGACGACGAGGAAGAAGAGATTCCCGACGGTATGCAGGAAATGTTTATCGACGAGGAAGAAGAGGAAGAGGAGGAAGACGAAGAAGTCGAATCGGTGTCCGACGAGCCCGACGACTTCGACTACAACGTCGACCCCAACGACTTCGAGGAAGACGACGAGGAAGACCCGGACGACGATTTATAATAGAACGACGAAAGCGGCTTGAAAATTCAAGCCGCTTTTTAATTTATCTTTATAAGCCTTCCCCAAATGGGGGCATGAGGGTGGGGGACCGCTTGCGGTGGATGAGGGCAATTAAAATTATCCTCTTTTTATTACCAATTACAATCTATTATACTTCTTCGCGAGCGCGCGGAGGGTCTTGGCTTTCTTAGTCCACTTGTCCGCGCTGCGCCATGCCCAGTTGCCGCCGAGCGTCGACGGAGTGTTCATGCGCGCCTTGGTGTCGAGGTTCAAAAAGTCCTGCATGGGAATGATGACGGTATCGGCGTTGGACGAATACAACCGCTCGATAATCTCTTTGGCGATCGCATTGCCGTCGTAGCCGAGCGTGCGCTGAACGAGCGCTTTATTGTTATCGTCGAGCGCGTTGAACCAGCCGCGCGTGGTGTCGTTGTCGTGCGTGCCCGTATACGCCACGCAGTTGGTCGGGTAATTGGTGTAATAGAAATCGTTGCGCGGGTTGCCGTCAAACGCAAACTGCATGATCTTCATGCCGGGGAAGCCCGTTTCGCGCACGAGCGTACGCACGCAGTCGTGCAGGTCGCCGAGGTCCTCGGCAATGATCGGCGGGTTGTTCAACTCGGCGTTGATAATGTCAAACAGCTCTTTGCCGGGTCCCATGTGCCACTCGCCCACGCGCGCGTCTGTGCGGTCGGCGGGAATAACGTAGTAGTCCGCGAACGCACGGAAGTGATCGATACGCACCACGTCGTAGAGTTTGAGCGCCATGCGCATACGCAGCACCCACCACTCGTAACGAGTCTCGCGCATATAGTCCCAATCATAGAGCGGATTGCCCCAGAGCTGACCGTCCGCCGAGAAATAATCGGGCGGCACGCCCGCAACCGACTTTTTGGACAGGTCGGCGTTGAGCATGAACTGCTTCGGCTTAGACCAGACCTCAACGCTGTCGTGCGCTACGTAGATAGGCATATCGCCGACAATCTTTATTCCCTTGCCGTTGGCGTAGCTTTTGAGCGCCGCCCACTGCTTGAAGAACTCGTACTGCATGAATTTATAGAACTCGGCGGGCGCTTCGAACTCGCTCATGTCCGCAGTGCGGAACTTGTACTCGTCCGCCCACGTGTACCACGCCTGCATATCGTTGGCTTCTTTGAGCGCCATGAACAGCGCGTAATCGTCGAGCCAGAACGCATTCTCGGCCTTGAACGCCTGATAGTCCCTAGCGGGCTTTTTGATAAACCGCTTGAACGCCTTTTTAAGCGTGTCGAACCGCTCGAAGTACACGGCGGCGTAATCGACGTCGGCGATCGGGTATTCTTTAAGCTCCTCGGGCTTTAACAGCTTTTCCTCGACGAGCGTGTCGAGATCGATAAAGTACGGATTGCCCGCGATCGCGCTGGGCGACTGGTACGGCGAATCACCGTACGACGTGGGACAGAGCGGCAAGACCTGCCACAGCGACAGCCCCGCGCTCTCCATAAAATCAACGAATTCGTAAGCGGACTTGCCCATCGACCCGATTCCTCGGCTGTTGGGCAACGACGAAATGTGCATCAGCACCCCTGCTTTACGTTCCACTTTTTCACCTTCCTTGTTTTTCGTTTTGTATAATTATATTAGCACAAAATGTTTGTAAAAACAATATTTTGATAGTAATTTGTCGAAAAGAATATATCAAGGGTCAATCACCGAACAAGCGTATAAAGTCGTAGTCGCGCGAAAGAGAAGGAAGTCCGAGCGCCGACCGACGGGAGTGTAGACCCACCTACATGACCGAGGGCGGCGCGACGGCTGACGCACTATTTCGCGATGAATACGGCTTTATACTATTTCCCCGCACGCGTTTTTCAACACCCACCCCGTCAAGTCCTTAACGTTGTTCTTAATGCCTATAAGGAGCTTGATATACAGCGCGGTCTGGGTAATGCTCGGGCAAAGCGTAACGTTGTCGGCGAACAGTGCGGGATCGTACTTCTTCGCGCCGGTAATGAGGAACATGGGAATATTCTTGTGCGCGCGCGCGAACTTGTTGAACTCGTCGATATGGATTCGACCCGAGTGATAGCCCATGTGCACGACCGCTTTACAGCCCTGCATATCGAACGTGGAATAGTCCATACCCACGTACGGGAACACGCACAGAACCTTGCTGTCGACGAGGTCGAAGTCCATGCCGCGCATGAGTCCGGTGTTTTCGAACGTATTCACGCCGCCGATCGAGAAATAGAAATCCTCGTGCATATGCGCGGGAATGACGCGCG is part of the Clostridiales bacterium genome and harbors:
- a CDS encoding helix-turn-helix transcriptional regulator; amino-acid sequence: MDKVFDIKEFVPVLTEQSVIADLVKRVKLRRKELGITQRDMAQKSGVSFGSVRRFEETGDISLSSLVKIGHTIGCLQDFNELFKSSKITSLKDFNG
- the ispE gene encoding 4-(cytidine 5'-diphospho)-2-C-methyl-D-erythritol kinase, with translation MRKLILRAFAKVNLSLNITGKAQNGMHELDSVMMSVDKFDTLTVTERADDKITVKFTNADIPAENNTAYKAAHAVCSKLGRGVDIVIEKGIPMGAGLGGSSADGAAVLRALDVLYRLPERGIDMRKTALSVGSDVPFMLTGGLARVRGTGDDLFFIENKLNLFMVGLMPCEVSTARAYAVFDELNANGAHTPTDTEKLCDCLLAGENKALDYLGNALYTPAVRIAPEISKCADKLKSFGATVNMTGSGGTVLGYFTDINKFAQCASALKAEKGFIALAPAKTGVLHEWIERE
- the malQ gene encoding 4-alpha-glucanotransferase, translated to MERKAGVLMHISSLPNSRGIGSMGKSAYEFVDFMESAGLSLWQVLPLCPTSYGDSPYQSPSAIAGNPYFIDLDTLVEEKLLKPEELKEYPIADVDYAAVYFERFDTLKKAFKRFIKKPARDYQAFKAENAFWLDDYALFMALKEANDMQAWYTWADEYKFRTADMSEFEAPAEFYKFMQYEFFKQWAALKSYANGKGIKIVGDMPIYVAHDSVEVWSKPKQFMLNADLSKKSVAGVPPDYFSADGQLWGNPLYDWDYMRETRYEWWVLRMRMALKLYDVVRIDHFRAFADYYVIPADRTDARVGEWHMGPGKELFDIINAELNNPPIIAEDLGDLHDCVRTLVRETGFPGMKIMQFAFDGNPRNDFYYTNYPTNCVAYTGTHDNDTTRGWFNALDDNNKALVQRTLGYDGNAIAKEIIERLYSSNADTVIIPMQDFLNLDTKARMNTPSTLGGNWAWRSADKWTKKAKTLRALAKKYNRL
- a CDS encoding LacI family transcriptional regulator, producing the protein MITIYDISKESGFAPGTVSKALNNYYGVNAETRKKIMDVAKQMGYTPNANARALKAKHSHNLGVLFYLRDSLDLCQHFFIQILNEFKQIAEGRGYDITLLSKGQDLGAQAFVKHCHIRQLDGVLIFGDYNSDLVQELMASDIPCVGFDYIGNLISGVTCDNYEKTKALVLKLIEMGHERILFLTGEDNYVTEERQRGYADAFRQMNIERLPCVRANYSDPESSYDMTLKLYPQYKPTAILYPDDYSAIGGINALRELRVSIPFEVSVASFDGSIFSQLTSPPLTCVCQDAKKIGVALAEKLIKIIEDEDTTKELITVESEIRFTDSCRSIK
- a CDS encoding type II toxin-antitoxin system HipA family toxin gives rise to the protein MEKVKKLTVIYNGSVVGYLAEISEGRIAFQYDEQWVRNGFSVSPFSLPLTNEIYYSAKQTFGGLFGVFNDSLPDGWGELLVKRMLAKSGVNYDRLSPLTKLALINGNGLGGLSFEPTFAERDDNGAVDLDELCADVHKIFDDEAHARDLDLVYALGGSSGGARPKAHIKIDGEEWIVKFPCKTDSLSVGLLEYKANCSAKKCGITTNEFMLFPSKICEGYFGAKRFDRLGDRRVHMISFAALLETSHRIPNLDYMHLFQVAQNICSDKDELYEIYRRMCFNVFYGNRDDHGKNFSFVYDESKASYSLSPAYDLTKVTDKPEHEMTVMGKGKPVEPDLIDIANAVKLSQKKCLDIIKSVKTEIDG